The Aedes albopictus strain Foshan chromosome 2, AalbF5, whole genome shotgun sequence region GAACTGTATTTGAAGTGTCAAAATGCTTTCAATGAAAGTTTCGCTTTCAGGTGGTACTATATCGGCAAAATAAAGCTCATTTTTGTACTTCTCACTCCTAGAGCAATGATTTCAGACGTATCGCTGGCGAACCCGATCAAGGAATTGTGGTACCTCGAATTAACACCTACGTCCCGAAAATTTCTATCTACGATCATGGAAAGCTCACAGATCATAACTGATAGAGAAGCGAGAGTGCACCTGCAGATTGAGATGGCAAATAATCAATTAGCTAAGCCCAAGAATCTCAAACTAGCAGTGGCACTCAAACCGAAGAGAAATTGGAGTAGGTACATAATGCCATCATTAGAAATATCCGCAGTTCTGTTAATGCCAATTCCATCCCATTCTTTGAAATAAAAGTAGAAGTTTTAAAACGTAGTCAAGTATTCAATACAGTTTTGCTTTTTCGTATTTATTGGATTTGGAAACAACATTTTTCTACGATGCCGACTTGTATTGAAAGTACATCTAATTACATATGATGAAGTCACCTTCTTGATTTTTACTCCAGCGACACAAGTTTCCAAAATCCATTTCCCTGCGTTCAGATTGCTCACGTCATTTTCAGAGCTAAAATCATAAtcaaaagaaattattaaaattgGTGGAATAGATTGATGAAAAACTACAGACCAAGTGTATTTTCACCTCTGATTTTCGTGACAGTTTGTTGTTttatgaaaagtcatgacatactacacagAAAACGTTTTGGTAAAGCATgaagattaggaaactaatatttattaggtgGTATTAGCATCGGTATTAGGATGTGTCTCGCCCCTAGCTTCATGCTGTTATACCAAATCTTGTTCTTTGGTTATTTTCActtctaaaccaacaaatactacatcaataccaaaccctGCTCAAATACctacaactgttattgtgatgttctcgtaACATCGGCCATTTCGTGGAGTAacacagcaataacaattttaggtattagagcacatattGCTCTTCgcttggtatttgtaaggtatgctcttctgctcgggtatgaatgaaatttatgcttgcatagcctcatgcaactatgtgctgtcaagtgatgagttcgttgtcagtttcaagaattccaagaacttccttgagtaaaaGTCATCGGATCTGTGGTGACGAGTGTCGTAACCGTTTATTGTTTACATGCACCTGCACTGTGACGTGACCGGCGCGGCATTGGCTATGCTGAGCAGCACCCGAATAGTTGGTATATTACACACTCTCATGCTTAACAGACGTGGTTCCCAcaggatctactaacgtatttggttgtctctaagagattaacGACTAaagttcatactcacacaacctcaggtaactatgatctatcaagttttgagttcgaagagtctttaagggtctccaagaattctcttaaGAATgaagtttatactcacacagtcccaggcatctatgttctatcaagtgatgGGTTCTATAACGGTATATCATATCCGAGAATTCCCCAGAGTTgcggccatctgatctacaagcgtaatcagtgatctattggagtattatgaatgaaatttacgctAGCCTCATTTTGTTGTCTCTAAGAGGAATATTCAATAGAGGAAAAGTCAAATGGGCTTCTATATTATCTTGAAACTGCTCTGAAGACCAGTGAGATGCCTTGAAATGCTTCGATTCGCCTCTAGAACCCCAcgaaatcttcatgaaatttaccAGAGAGCTTCTGAACccccctgaaaccactctgaaacctcctgaaacgccctgaaacgaatTCAAAcggcttgaaacgctttgaaacgcctctaaaacccccatgaaatcccAAAAGCCTCTGAGGCCTCCTTAACTCTCATGAAAAACTTTGAAACCCCCCAGAAGCCCTCATTAAACCTCCGTGAATTTCACCTACGAGCTTCTTAagtaaggctcaaataaccaccGTTCAGCCATCAGCAATCaacaattattcaaaagcagttttcttgatAGAAATCCAAAAACCATCAATGAAAAGTATTTCACTGCTATCAGGCCTgctaaatatcagtctcagtgcctgtttttcagccgaaaatgaatgactgcggcggtcgttttaagttcctcgatgtgagaattGATGAGCTCCATTCGTGATCCCAATCATCCatacactactcatgctgacacacctttaaatgaaacaacacagcgcgcgAGTAAccttcacgcagcgagcaaaaagacaaaggatttttcactcatatttgtgtacgactggatcaacacataaaatgtgctgatccggtgttacataaatttgcgtgaaaattcttttgcctTTGCGGTCGCtgtgtgaaagttactcgttgcactGTGTACATCGTGTTTTGCGtgcgtcgcgagggagcgaacgaactccaaacagagaggcaataaaaattgAGCGAAGAAAAGGGGAACgaaagccgatgattatttcggttATCggagtgcgatttttgcctcgagagtctatctttgtatgggagtggaactcgcgagagctttttgagtgtgagtggacacTGTTGGATGCTACATCCGGCAGCAGAACTCCAACGCAGGGACTTTCACGTAAAGAAAAGAGTGATACTTAAACAACTAGTGAATATATTTATTTGAACTTAAACGAGTACAAAAAACGAACAACATCTATCCTGTTCACAACTCGGTTCACAACACAACTGATCTCGCGTCAAAACAAAAACATGATTGAGGGGTGGTGCAGTCGAGAGTGCAGTACATACATTACGATCCAAAACTCTGAGGGGTGAGACACTATCCTAccttcaacactcctccttagtgctCTTACCTCTCATACAATAGCTCCTCCTGAATCAAACAACTTTCTGGCTGCGTAAAtaacaaaatttaaaacttatACCCTGCATTTATGGTTGCTTTACGATAAACAGCGAACCTCTTCTCTCACCAATCAAAACAACGTCATTTCCCCTCAAAATTCTACATATTCCTGAGCTGAAACAAACTGTCAAACCTTCGTCAAGCATACGACTCACCGATAAAATATTCGCTTTCATCTCTGGCACGTACAATACCTCCTTAAGTCTCACGTCCGTTTGTCGTCCATCTTCACCAACTCCAATGAACCTTCCGTTACCGCTAACGTTCACATCGACATTCCGACCATCAGCCAATGTAACCTTATCTCTGCACCGTATAGCTTGTTCCAAAAACTCCTTGTTCCCGGTCATGTGCCTCGTGCACCCGTTATCGATGATCCATCCTCCGCAATCATCATTCTGCTTCGTTTTTGTGGTGAAACACACTTGTCTTGTATCGCTGCCGCTAGAGCCAGAACCATTTCCGGGGAAATCATCTTCTTCACGTCGCCGTCTTTCCGCTTGGCCCCGTCTCACAGCTGCCAACTTGACACAGTCACGAACCAGATGTCCTTCTTCTTGGCAGTAAAAACACACACGTTTCGGCCCATCCGGATTGCTTCCTGGGTTGCTTCCAACATTCATACGCCTCATCGCCACTCGCAAAGCTTTCCCAGTCAACCTTTCATCGTATAAGacgttgtataagatgttaaagtggaggcgatatgcgtacattttacatgcgcctaaatggaggcatacacgcatatggcctccactttatcatcttatgcaacatcttatacgacgactggttgtctgggttgtctTCGGTCTCCTCTTCAGTTTCACATCTTCGGCGCCACTCGTCCAAAAGTTTTCCTTTCACGTATTCCATTTTCATATCTCCTTCAGGATGACCTTCCAGCGCCGTAATTAACGGATCATACGATCTAGGCAAACTGGAGAGCATAATGGCCACGATCCAAtgttcttctagtttttctccCATGCCGAGAAGCTTATGCACAAGTCCAGATATTTCCACCAAATGACTGGACATGTTACCCCCTTCTGACAATCTAACCGAGCACAACTTACGCAACACATGTATTTTGTTGGTAAGGGATCCGCGATCATGATATTGCTTCAGCATCGTCCACATTTCATTTGCCGTTGTTGCATTCAGCACATGGCACAGTTGTCCGTCGTCAAGAGCAAGTCCGATTGCCGCTCGCGCAGCTCCATCTTTCGCCGTCCACGCTTGTGTTTCGTTGTCGGGCTTCGGCTCACTTACCACCGACCACAAACCTTCTTTGATGAGCAGCAGCTCTATCCGGAACTTCCAGCTGACCCAATTGTTATCACTCAATCGCTCCATCAGCACTTTTGCTTCTGCCATTGCGAAGACTAGTTCCGAATCGTTCCGAATCACTCAATGTCACTCAACTTGATTTACGTCCGCTTTTCACCCGGAAACAACAAGCCACACTTCTTCCCTTCTTTTCTTTATCCTGGGCACATAACCTGTTGGATGCTACATCCGGCAGCAGAACTCCAACGCAGGGACTTTCACGTAAAGAAAAGAGTGATACTTAAACAACTAGTGAATATATTTATTTGAACTTAAACGAGTACAAAAAACGAACAACATCTATCCTGTTCACAACTCGGTTCACAACACAACTGATCTCGCGTCAAAACAAAAACATGATTGAGGGGTGGTGCAGTCGAGAGTGCAGTACATACATTACGATCCAAAACTCTGAGGGGTGAGACACTATCCTACCTTCAACAGACACAACAatcaattatgagtgttggacgaattcctcgctgcgcgacaagctcgcgctcgctgctgttgaggatttgcgttgagatttctgagttttattttttctcctcagaaaatcgccgaaaccgcttcctcattttctcgcgaggaagTTTCTTTCATGCCTGGTGACAGTATACATCCTTACCTCACTGCCACAACAACccgaatgggatcggacaaaacaccgaagtgcagtactctgcacgaaagtgccctgtactgtgcttcaataaggccgatgatttcTCTGGGACACTCTTGCGCCTGAAGGCTcctcacatgttttcgtgattgagaaggTCAAAAGCTTTTccgtaaggggtcgtccataaatgacgtagcttttgtgGGGGAGGGggatgtttgtgattttgtgacgaagtgtgacgatagggggggggTAGGGTTtaatgatatgctacgtagctttatACTAAGCCTATTGTTGGGTGGAGTTCGGGGCAGCATattgaaaaccgtttttgaagTAATGTTGATCGGCACACTCAAAACTAAAAATATATTCCATTAAGTACATTACGCATGTCTGTGTTAATTTTACTTACAGATTTAGTTTTCAACCTGGCAACTCATCCCACGAACATCCTATTTCCCTACAACGTTAACCCTAAACAATGCATCGTTCGGTTAGAATTCAGTGACCATTACAAAGCTACAACAACAAGGAGTAGATCAAGTATGCTAATTAATTCGTATAGCATTTACTTCACGTTCAACAACTCCTTGCCTATGGAGAGTATTGCATATAGTAACCTTAATATTATGTAACGCATTTACTTACTACTTCCAGCTCAAATACAAATTAATTTTCAGGTTTAATATACTAAATTCTCATTAGTTTTTGATTCCGAATATCAGTAACTTTTCTATTGCAACAAGAGTTTTAGCATTGATAGCAATCACAATAGCTCATTCATATCAATCCAAAAACCAATATGTCAGCGCCCAGTGTTGACACTGTCGTTGGCGTGTTTTCCCTCGTCACATCTTTCATTCGAACAATATGGATCGCGTCCACGCAGACAACCCTTTCTATCTCAGCGCAACAACTCCCCAGCCCGTAAGCCCTGTCGTTGATGGTAATCGCTACAGTGCTTACCGCTTCCATTTCCTATCCTCCGATCTCCAAAACTGCCAGTTTTGCAACTGCTCGCTTCTTCAAACCGGTACTGGTCCGCACCACGGCTGATCGTATTCGTCCATCTTCTCCTGTGAAAACTTCTTCGACCACTCCACGTTCCcaaaatcgtcgtttttctgaATCTGCTACATACACCAAATCTCCAACTGAAACTGGTTTTCTTTCTTCGAACCACTTCGACCTCCGGTTCATCAGGGGAAGATACTCTCGCTGCCAACGACACCACAAGTCTTCTGCTAAATGCTTTGCTTGACAGTAGCTGTTCCGCAGTCTATCCGCTAATTGTACCGGATCCCTTGAAGGCATGCACTCCACCAAAGGACAACTCTTCAAAAAATGATTCGGTGTAAGTGCCTCCTTATCTTCTTGCACGTTGGTAGAAACATAGGTCAATGGACGGGAGTTGATTAGATTTTCCGCTTCTACCAGCGTAGTCTTCAGAATTTCATCTGTTAACCTTCCTCCATTCGCAAATACGGACATTGCCTCCTTTACTGATCGAACCATGCGTTCCCAAACGCCTCCCATATGCGGTGCCATTGGAGGATTAAACGTCCACTTTGTTCTCGCTCCTGTAAAGGTATCGGCGCATTCGGAGTTGATGGCTCGGATCTGCGCTTCCAACTCCCTGCTGGCTCCGACAAAGTTGGTCCCATTGTCGGAAAAAATTTCAATTGGACTTCCTCGACGGTTCACAAATCTGCGGATAGCCATTTCACATGACTGCGTTGTCAAACTGTATACTTCCTCTAAGTGTACGGCACGTACTGTCATACAGGTAAATAACGCCACCTATCGCTTCTCCCGCCTTCTTCCGACAACCACTTCAACCGGACCAAAGTAATCCAAACCAACGTATGAAAACGGGTGTTCACTTACAGCCATCCGAGAGCTGGGAAGCGGTGCCATTCTTGGAGCAAGTGGTTTCGCCTTCTTGACCTTGCACCACAGGCAGTCTCGGGTTACTTTCTCAACCAAGGACCTAAGCCCTGGAATGTAGAATCGTTGGAGCACTTCGTTTACTACCATTTCACGGCTGCCATGGCCAAACTCTCGATGATAGTGCTCCACCAACTTCGTGACGATCAAGTGTTCTTTTGGCAGAATGATTGGAAATCACACATCGAATGCTGCGTACTTGGCCGCTGCTGTTCTACCTTCCATCCGTACAATTCCATAttcgtccaaaaatggtgacagcCTGTACAAAGGACTGCTTTTCTCAATCGGTCTTGGATGATCCATTGGTGATTTCTGGTTTTTTATCAACGTCTTCACCTCGTCCGCATACTCTTCGCCTTGCGCTACACGCCATATTAGGTTTTCTGCTAACAGATACTCCTCTTGACGCAACGGGACTAAATCTGCAGGTATCTTTGCAACTCTCTTATTCAATGTGGGCAAAGCTTCAATCACTTGTCCGTTGATTCTACGCCGACAGTTCGATACGAAACGATACATCGTCGCCACCGTTCGTACAAGCACCTTCCACTTCGAAATGTGTTTCACTCTGGGTAATACTGCGTCTGGCAATACAATGTTATGTAACAGAATGCTAGCTCGTAGTTCGTTTTCCACTTCTACAATTTTGAACTTTTGCGTCGGCCAGTCTTCTTCTGGCTTGTACAGAAAATCCGGACCACAAAACCATCGACCATTCGAGCTCAGTTGGGTCCACTCTCCCCACTTTGTTACGtcatctgcagcattgctcttagTAGGAACCCAACGCCAATCTTCCGGTTGTGTTATGGTCAGAATCTCCCCTATTCGGTGAGCTACAAATGGTTTATACCGCCTCGTGTCTGATTTCACCCATGATACAACTGCATTCGAATCTGTCCACAGAAATCGTCTTTTTATCGTGATGGAATGACTTTCACAAATCGCCTTCAGCAACCGCGCTCCTAGTACTGCTGCCTCCAATTCCTTTCTTGGAATGGAAAGATACTGTAAAGGGGCCACTTTTGCTTTTGCTTCCACAAACGCACAGTGAACCGTTTTTCCATCCGTGAACCTGAAGTAGGCGACGCACCCATAAGCTTCTTCTCCTGCGTCCGCGAACACGTGGAGCTGGACCGTATCATACGCATCAGGATGTAGCTTTCCGAGGTAACAGCGGGGAACATTTATATTATTTATCAACGGAAACAATCCTGTCCATCGCAACCATCGGTCGTAATGTGCCGCTCCTATTTTTTCATCCCAGCCGATACCACTCCGCCACAAGTCCTGGATCAAAATGCGGCCGTGGATCAGTATTGGTGCCAGGAACTGCTTTGGGTCGAACATACTCATTATGCAGCGTAAAGCTATTCGTTTTGTGGGCCATGCTCCCTCTATGTATTGCTTCAAATCTTCTCTAAATACAGTGGAAAACCCAAAAGAATCAGTTTCAGGTCGCCACATAATCCCAAGGATTCTCTCTGTATCGGACACCGCATCAAGAGATTTTTCCATTTTCAACTCAGCTTCACCGAGTTGTTCAAGAACATTCGATGAATTGCTCACCCAGTTTCGAATTTCGAATCCAGCGTCCGCATGCACTTTCTTAACGTCCTTCGCGAGTGCTACCGCTTCAGCTTCCGTGTCTGCACTGTCGAAATAGTCATCGACGTAATGTTTTCGAATGATTGCGTTGGCTGCTGTTGGATAGTTCTGTAGATGCTTACGGGCGTTTTTGTTCTTGACAAATTGTGCCAAGCAAGGTGAACAGCTTGCTCCAAATATAACAACGTCCATCACGTAAATTTCCGGTTCGCTGTCCGTATCAGACCGAAATAGGAAACGTTGAGCCTGTCGATCCTCTTGCCGCACCAATATTTGGTGGAACATCTCTCGGATGTCACCACCGAATGCCACCTTGCGCTCGCGAAAGCCGTTGATTACTGCGGATAACGATGTAACCAGATCAGGTCCCTTCAAAAGACTATCGTTGAAAGAAACTCCATTGCTCTTTGAGGCAGCATCCCATACCATTCTTACTTTGCCGGGTTTCTTCGGATTGATGACGTAGTTTAAGGGTAGGTACCAACACCGGTCCGGTGATGTCTCCGACAACTCGCGTTCCGTGATCTTGTGTGCGTAGCCCTTGACTACATATTCCTCTATCTGCTTCTGCAAAATTTCTCTAACCCCAAGATTCCGGTCCAGACGAGACTCTAGATTCTTCCATCGCTTGTACGCCATAGAGTAGCTCTCCGGAAAGTTGGGTTCTCCGTTTCTCCATAGTAGACCGACCTCGAAACGATCGCCAATCCGCTTCGTCGTGCTTTCTAGAATCTTCCGTGCATGAAATTCTTCCTTCGATTCTAGCCGCACTGGGGAAATACCCACGGCTTCAAGTTGAAAATTGTCTTGTAACATCCGATTCAAATCTTGATCTGCCTTGCTACACTTCTCACAAACACAGCGATGATGACCAAGGAAATGCAAGTCTGCTACAATGTTCGGTCGTGGTCCGTATACCGTCCATCCCAGATTGCACTTGACGGCAATCGGTTCTCCTTTCTCTCCGATTCGTGACGCCAACGGGGCGATGAGATGCATATTGTCGATTCCAATCAAGAGTTTCGGCGTATCTAGCTCGTAGCTTGGAATTTCAGCATCTCTTAGGTGCCGGAATTCTTCTATTAGTAGGTCTGCATTCAACTGTTGAGCTGGTAGATGCAACCTTTTAACTGTCCTCGCAATGCACATGTCATAGTTGTTACCCCCTCTTCCCGAAATCTTTACTTCGACACTTCTCGAATGAGTCTCCGTTCGGCTTACCCCATTTGTCCATCGCATCTCGAACGGCTCTCGTGGTCCACTCAATTGCAAATACTCAGCTATTTCACTGTCAATTAATGACGTCGATGACCCTTCGTCCACCAGGGCAAGGGTGTCTAATTTGTTAGCTTCACTATACAGTGTAACAGGAACTACACGAAACAACACTGTCTTATTGGGCGAGCAATGACTGTTGCAGTGTGCTTCCGCGTTGACACTCTCTGCGTGGATCGGTGGGTGCAGCAACGGATGATGTGGACCCTTGCACCCTTCGATCTCACATCTAATCTTCGATCTACAGGGCCACTTTCCATGATTGTAAATGCAAAGTGGGCATAGACCCATGTGTTTCACCATCATCCACCTTCGTTCCAAACCTGTATTGCGAAATTCTCGACAATCTCGACCAAAATGCCCGGGTTCCTCGCAGATGGAGCAACTGATGTCCTTTCTTGGAGATATTAGGGCCTGTGTAGCCGGCTGCGTCTTGTTGTGCTGCTGGACAGATTTACTACCACTTGCTTCTAGAACATCTTCCGTCATATGGGTGAAAACCTTCGTCTTCAGTTTTTCACGCCTTTTTGCTGAACTGATGTCTATTTTTTCAAACGATACTTCCAGCGCTTTGTCCACCAAATCCTCCATAAAACTTCCAAATGTTTTCAAATCTACCACTTGGAAACGGCGTTTATATTCGACCCATTGCATAGCATAACACGGTGGCAGTTTTTGTATTAGGCTCTGCATTAGTATCGGGTTCTTCAGATGATCATCTAGTTTCGAAACCTGAAGATGCTGAGTGAATTCTCCAACTGCACtcccaaattcaattatggacTCCAAATTCTCCGAATCTGGTCCTTCGAGTCGTTGAATCCGTTGTGCCAGCATTGTTGACAAGATCTCAGGATTTCCAAAACGGCGGCGTAACTTGTCGATGATCGTTGGTACGTTTTCGGGTAGTAGCAAAAGGTTCCGAACGATTTCCAAAGCCCTCCCCTGCAAAGCCTGTTGCAGTCTGACAAGGTTTTCAGCATTCGTGAACCCACAGGATGCGTTAGCTTGATCATAAGCACTGATGAAAAGCGGCCAATCCTGTGGATGACCTGTGAAGACGGGAAGACCTTTCGGGAAAACCTGACGCGAAGCAATTTGGAGCTGCGTCGGTCCGGCTACCATGCTGGAATTGTTCTGCTGCATATAACGCCTACTTATCATCTCGTTCTCATTGGCCCTCCGCAAATTTAACGAGAATTGGCTAGCTCCAGCTTCTGAAGCTATGTTCTGCTGCCGCGATCTACCAGGATTCGCCGGTTCGCACACATTTATCCACCCCTGCACCTTATCAATGTAACTTATCTCACTTTCGCCTTGTTCTTCGTCGTATTCGGACCCTTCTTCAACCAGTCTTGATAGCTGTTGAAGCTCCTCCAGTTCACGTCGCTGTCGTTCAATCT contains the following coding sequences:
- the LOC134285982 gene encoding uncharacterized protein LOC134285982 — encoded protein: MKRIDEIKERSRLEALEEETQLQILKVKQRQIERQRRELEELQQLSRLVEEGSEYDEEQGESEISYIDKVQGWINVCEPANPGRSRQQNIASEAGASQFSLNLRRANENEMISRRYMQQNNSSMVAGPTQLQIASRQVFPKGLPVFTGHPQDWPLFISAYDQANASCGFTNAENLVRLQQALQGRALEIVRNLLLLPENVPTIIDKLRRRFGNPEILSTMLAQRIQRLEGPDSENLESIIEFGSAVGEFTQHLQVSKLDDHLKNPILMQSLIQKLPPCYAMQWVEYKRRFQVVDLKTFGSFMEDLVDKALEVSFEKIDISSAKRREKLKTKVFTHMTEDVLEASGSKSVQQHNKTQPATQALISPRKDISCSICEEPGHFGRDCREFRNTGLERRWMMVKHMGLCPLCIYNHGKWPCRSKIRCEIEGCKGPHHPLLHPPIHAESVNAEAHCNSHCSPNKTVLFRVVPVTLYSEANKLDTLALVDEGSSTSLIDSEIAEYLQLSGPREPFEMRWTNGVSRTETHSRSVEVKISGRGGNNYDMCIARTVKRLHLPAQQLNADLLIEEFRHLRDAEIPSYELDTPKLLIGIDNMHLIAPLASRIGEKGEPIAVKCNLGWTVYGPRPNIVADLHFLGHHRCVCEKCSKADQDLNRMLQDNFQLEAVGISPVRLESKEEFHARKILESTTKRIGDRFEVGLLWRNGEPNFPESYSMAYKRWKNLESRLDRNLGVREILQKQIEEYVVKGYAHKITERELSETSPDRCWYLPLNYVINPKKPGKVRMVWDAASKSNGVSFNDSLLKGPDLVTSLSAVINGFRERKVAFGGDIREMFHQILVRQEDRQAQRFLFRSDTDSEPEIYVMDVVIFGASCSPCLAQFVKNKNARKHLQNYPTAANAIIRKHYVDDYFDSADTEAEAVALAKDVKKVHADAGFEIRNWVSNSSNVLEQLGEAELKMEKSLDAVSDTERILGIMWRPETDSFGFSTVFREDLKQYIEGAWPTKRIALRCIMSMFDPKQFLAPILIHGRILIQDLWRSGIGWDEKIGAAHYDRWLRWTGLFPLINNINVPRCYLGKLHPDAYDTVQLHVFADAGEEAYGCVAYFRFTDGKTVHCAFVEAKAKVAPLQYLSIPRKELEAAVLGARLLKAICESHSITIKRRFLWTDSNAVVSWVKSDTRRYKPFVAHRIGEILTITQPEDWRWVPTKSNAADDVTKWGEWTQLSSNGRWFCGPDFLYKPEEDWPTQKFKIVEVENELRASILLHNIVLPDAVLPRVKHISKWKVLVRTVATMYRFVSNCRRRINGQVIEALPTLNKRVAKIPADLVPLRQEEYLLAENLIWRVAQGEEYADEVKTLIKNQKSPMDHPRPIEKSSPLYRLSPFLDEYGIVRMEGRTAAAKYAAFDV